From one Rhodamnia argentea isolate NSW1041297 chromosome 1, ASM2092103v1, whole genome shotgun sequence genomic stretch:
- the LOC125316367 gene encoding putative calcium-transporting ATPase 13, plasma membrane-type isoform X2, protein MIMIHLVCAGLSLGFGIKENGVKEGWYDGGSIFAAVFLVIAVSAVSNYRHNRQFEKLSRVCANILIDVIRKGRRQRVSMFDIVVGDVVCLKIGDQVPADGLFSDGHSLQVDESSMTGESDHVEVNRNENPFLFSGTKVADGYAQMLVTSVGMNTTWGEMMSTISRDNSEQTPLQARLNKLTSSIGKVGLAVAFLVLVVLLIRYFTGNTQDENGNREYVAGQTTGDDIMNSVVGIIMVVETPVGLPLAVILTLAYSMKRMMADQAMVRKLSACETMGSATTICTDKTGSLTMNQMKVTKFWVGQDTLAENAYSSASKYVLDLIQDGVALNTTGSVYRPSSRSEYEFSGSPTEKAILSWAVSQLTMDMEETKKGCEVIRVEPFNSQKKRSGVLTKKSVDDTVHVHWKGAAEMVLAMCSSFYDGSGIEKDLDGDERMRFEQIIEGMAASSLRCIAFAHKQVSEESTKEREGKKIQEDSLTLLGLVGIKDPCRPGVKSAVQACQDAGVNIKMITGDNIFTAKAIAAECGILRPGDDASNGAIVEGAEFRSYTPEERLERVETIQVMARSSPFDKLLMVQCLKQKGHAVAVTGDGSNDAPALKEADIGLSMGIQGTEVAKESSDIVILDDNFASVVTVLRWGRCVYTNIQKFIQFQLTVNIAALVINFVAAVSSGDVPLTAVQLLWVNLIMDTLGALALATERPTRELMEKSPVGRTEPLITNVMWRNVAAQATYQMAVLLTLQFKGESIFGVDEAVKQTLIFNAFVLCQVFNEFNARKLEKKNVFEGIHKNKLFLGIILVTVVLQVVMVEFLKRFADAERLSWGQWGACIGIAAAYWPIAWVVKCLPVPDTPIFSYVGFKSKKLVGKIVRREQ, encoded by the exons ATGATCATGATTCATCTTGTTTGCGCCGGGCTTTCGCTCGGTTTCGGGATCAAGGAGAACGGGGTCAAGGAAGGCTGGTATGATGGCGGGAGCATATTCGCCGCGGTGTTCCTCGTGATCGCCGTGTCGGCCGTGAGCAATTACCGCCATAACCGGCAGTTCGAAAAATTGTCTCGGGTGTGCGCTAACATTCTCATCGATGTGATAAGGAAGGGTCGTCGGCAGCGGGTTTCCATGTTCGATATCGTCGTCGGAGATGTCGTTTGTTTGAAGATCGGCGATCAAGTTCCGGCAGACGGACTGTTCTCGGACGGGCATTCCTTGCAG GTAGATGAATCGAGCATGACCGGGGAGAGTGATCACGTAGAAGTGAACCGCAATGAGAATCCATTCCTGTTCTCTGGAACAAAGGTCGCTGATGGGTATGCTCAGATGCTGGTTACCTCTGTCGGCATGAACACGACGTGGGGCGAGATGATGAGCACTATCAGCCGCGACAACAGCGAGCAGACCCCTTTACAGGCTCGGCTCAACAAGCTCACCTCGTCCATTGGCAAAGTCGGCTTGGCGGTCGCTTTCCTTGTCCTCGTGGTCCTGCTGATTCGCTATTTCACGGGAAACACACAGGACGAGAACGGGAACCGGGAATATGTTGCAGGCCAAACCACTGGCGATGATATCATGAATTCCGTGGTGGGCATCATCATGGTGGTGGAAACTCCTGTAGGCTTGCCGCTCGCGGTAATCCTCACTCTTGCATATTCGATGAAGAGGATGATGGCGGATCAGGCCATGGTGAGGAAGCTTTCGGCCTGCGAGACAATGGGGTCGGCCACTACTATTTGCACCGACAAGACTGGCAGTCTCACAATGAACCAGATGAAGGTGACGAAGTTCTGGGTCGGCCAAGACACCCTGGCAGAAAACGCCTACTCCTCTGCCTCCAAGTATGTCCTGGATTTGATTCAGGATGGGGTTGCTTTGAACACCACGGGCAGCGTCTATAGGCCATCTTCGAGATCTGAGTATGAGTTCTCGGGTAGTCCCACCGAGAAAGCAATTCTATCCTGGGCAGTCTCGCAATTGACCATGGACATGGAGGAGACCAAGAAGGGCTGTGAAGTCATCCGAGTCGAACCCTTCAACTcgcagaagaagagaagcggtGTCCTAACAAAGAAGAGCGTGGACGACACGGTCCACGTGCACTGGAAAGGAGCGGCAGAGATGGTCTTGGCCATGTGTTCAAGCTTCTATGACGGGTCGGGGATAGAGAAAGATTTGGACGGAGATGAAAGGATGAGGTTCGAGCAGATTATTGAGGGGATGGCAGCGAGCAGCCTTAGGTGCATCGCTTTTGCTCATAAACAAGTCTCCGAGGAATCaaccaaagaaagagaagggaagaaGATCCAAGAGGACAGCCTGACATTACTAGGACTTGTTGGTATTAAGGACCCGTGCCGCCCTGGTGTGAAGAGCGCAGTCCAGGCCTGTCAGGATGCGGGAGTGAACATCAAGATGATAACGGGAGACAACATCTTCACCGCTAAGGCCATTGCCGCAGAATGCGGGATTCTCAGGCCCGGGGACGATGCCTCCAATGGAGCCATCGTGGAAGGAGCTGAGTTCCGCAGCTACACGCCTGAGGAGAGGCTTGAGAGAGTCGAGACAATCCAGGTCATGGCGAGATCCTCGCCTTTCGATAAGCTTCTCATGGTTCAGTGCCTGAAGCAAAAAGGCCATGCGGTCGCCGTCACTGGGGATGGCAGCAACGATGCACCGGCCCTCAAGGAAGCCGACATCGGGCTCTCGATGGGCATCCAAGGCACTGAGGTCGCCAAAGAGAGCTCCGACATTGTCATCCTCGACGACAACTTCGCCTCTGTGGTGACGGTGCTGCGGTGGGGTCGATGTGTCTACACTAACATCCAGAAGTTCATCCAGTTTCAACTCACGGTGAACATCGCAGCCCTTGTGATCAACTTCGTGGCTGCAGTCTCCTCCGGTGACGTCCCCCTAACGGCGGTCCAGCTCTTATGGGTGAACCTGATCATGGACACGCTCGGCGCCCTCGCCCTAGCCACTGAGAGGCCGACCAGGGAGCTCATGGAGAAGTCCCCCGTGGGCCGGACCGAGCCACTCATAACTAACGTCATGTGGCGGAATGTTGCAGCGCAAGCAACGTATCAAATGGCGGTCCTCCTCACTCTACAATTCAAGGGCGAATCGATCTTCGGGGTCGACGAGGCAGTGAAGCAGACACTGATATTCAACGCGTTCGTCCTGTGCCAGGTCTTCAATGAGTTCAACGCGAGGAAGCTCGAGAAGAAGAACGTGTTCGAGGGCATTCACAAGAACAAGCTGTTCCTCGGGATCATCTTAGTGACGGTGGTCCTCCAGGTGGTGATGGTGGAGTTCCTGAAGCGGTTTGCCGACGCTGAGCGGTTGAGCTGGGGCCAGTGGGGCGCGTGCATCGGGATCGCCGCCGCGTATTGGCCTATCGCTTGGGTCGTCAAGTGCCTTCCGGTCCCCGATACACCAATCTTTAGCTACGTCGGATTCAAAAGCAAGAAGCTCGTGGGGAAAATCGTGCGCAGAGAACAGTAG
- the LOC125316367 gene encoding putative calcium-transporting ATPase 13, plasma membrane-type isoform X1 → MTSILRGGFIRHEVALDLPAERKFAKQWRLARSARSDHPGSLFHIDQSRLTKLVNDKDLGHLREFGGVGKVASTLETDVSAGIRGDPDDVSRRQDAFGVNSYKKPPAKGFFHFVFEAFKDLMIMIHLVCAGLSLGFGIKENGVKEGWYDGGSIFAAVFLVIAVSAVSNYRHNRQFEKLSRVCANILIDVIRKGRRQRVSMFDIVVGDVVCLKIGDQVPADGLFSDGHSLQVDESSMTGESDHVEVNRNENPFLFSGTKVADGYAQMLVTSVGMNTTWGEMMSTISRDNSEQTPLQARLNKLTSSIGKVGLAVAFLVLVVLLIRYFTGNTQDENGNREYVAGQTTGDDIMNSVVGIIMVVETPVGLPLAVILTLAYSMKRMMADQAMVRKLSACETMGSATTICTDKTGSLTMNQMKVTKFWVGQDTLAENAYSSASKYVLDLIQDGVALNTTGSVYRPSSRSEYEFSGSPTEKAILSWAVSQLTMDMEETKKGCEVIRVEPFNSQKKRSGVLTKKSVDDTVHVHWKGAAEMVLAMCSSFYDGSGIEKDLDGDERMRFEQIIEGMAASSLRCIAFAHKQVSEESTKEREGKKIQEDSLTLLGLVGIKDPCRPGVKSAVQACQDAGVNIKMITGDNIFTAKAIAAECGILRPGDDASNGAIVEGAEFRSYTPEERLERVETIQVMARSSPFDKLLMVQCLKQKGHAVAVTGDGSNDAPALKEADIGLSMGIQGTEVAKESSDIVILDDNFASVVTVLRWGRCVYTNIQKFIQFQLTVNIAALVINFVAAVSSGDVPLTAVQLLWVNLIMDTLGALALATERPTRELMEKSPVGRTEPLITNVMWRNVAAQATYQMAVLLTLQFKGESIFGVDEAVKQTLIFNAFVLCQVFNEFNARKLEKKNVFEGIHKNKLFLGIILVTVVLQVVMVEFLKRFADAERLSWGQWGACIGIAAAYWPIAWVVKCLPVPDTPIFSYVGFKSKKLVGKIVRREQ, encoded by the exons TCAACTCATACAAGAAGCCGCCCGCCAAGGGCTTCTTCCATTTCGTGTTCGAGGCTTTCAAGGACCTCATGATCATGATTCATCTTGTTTGCGCCGGGCTTTCGCTCGGTTTCGGGATCAAGGAGAACGGGGTCAAGGAAGGCTGGTATGATGGCGGGAGCATATTCGCCGCGGTGTTCCTCGTGATCGCCGTGTCGGCCGTGAGCAATTACCGCCATAACCGGCAGTTCGAAAAATTGTCTCGGGTGTGCGCTAACATTCTCATCGATGTGATAAGGAAGGGTCGTCGGCAGCGGGTTTCCATGTTCGATATCGTCGTCGGAGATGTCGTTTGTTTGAAGATCGGCGATCAAGTTCCGGCAGACGGACTGTTCTCGGACGGGCATTCCTTGCAG GTAGATGAATCGAGCATGACCGGGGAGAGTGATCACGTAGAAGTGAACCGCAATGAGAATCCATTCCTGTTCTCTGGAACAAAGGTCGCTGATGGGTATGCTCAGATGCTGGTTACCTCTGTCGGCATGAACACGACGTGGGGCGAGATGATGAGCACTATCAGCCGCGACAACAGCGAGCAGACCCCTTTACAGGCTCGGCTCAACAAGCTCACCTCGTCCATTGGCAAAGTCGGCTTGGCGGTCGCTTTCCTTGTCCTCGTGGTCCTGCTGATTCGCTATTTCACGGGAAACACACAGGACGAGAACGGGAACCGGGAATATGTTGCAGGCCAAACCACTGGCGATGATATCATGAATTCCGTGGTGGGCATCATCATGGTGGTGGAAACTCCTGTAGGCTTGCCGCTCGCGGTAATCCTCACTCTTGCATATTCGATGAAGAGGATGATGGCGGATCAGGCCATGGTGAGGAAGCTTTCGGCCTGCGAGACAATGGGGTCGGCCACTACTATTTGCACCGACAAGACTGGCAGTCTCACAATGAACCAGATGAAGGTGACGAAGTTCTGGGTCGGCCAAGACACCCTGGCAGAAAACGCCTACTCCTCTGCCTCCAAGTATGTCCTGGATTTGATTCAGGATGGGGTTGCTTTGAACACCACGGGCAGCGTCTATAGGCCATCTTCGAGATCTGAGTATGAGTTCTCGGGTAGTCCCACCGAGAAAGCAATTCTATCCTGGGCAGTCTCGCAATTGACCATGGACATGGAGGAGACCAAGAAGGGCTGTGAAGTCATCCGAGTCGAACCCTTCAACTcgcagaagaagagaagcggtGTCCTAACAAAGAAGAGCGTGGACGACACGGTCCACGTGCACTGGAAAGGAGCGGCAGAGATGGTCTTGGCCATGTGTTCAAGCTTCTATGACGGGTCGGGGATAGAGAAAGATTTGGACGGAGATGAAAGGATGAGGTTCGAGCAGATTATTGAGGGGATGGCAGCGAGCAGCCTTAGGTGCATCGCTTTTGCTCATAAACAAGTCTCCGAGGAATCaaccaaagaaagagaagggaagaaGATCCAAGAGGACAGCCTGACATTACTAGGACTTGTTGGTATTAAGGACCCGTGCCGCCCTGGTGTGAAGAGCGCAGTCCAGGCCTGTCAGGATGCGGGAGTGAACATCAAGATGATAACGGGAGACAACATCTTCACCGCTAAGGCCATTGCCGCAGAATGCGGGATTCTCAGGCCCGGGGACGATGCCTCCAATGGAGCCATCGTGGAAGGAGCTGAGTTCCGCAGCTACACGCCTGAGGAGAGGCTTGAGAGAGTCGAGACAATCCAGGTCATGGCGAGATCCTCGCCTTTCGATAAGCTTCTCATGGTTCAGTGCCTGAAGCAAAAAGGCCATGCGGTCGCCGTCACTGGGGATGGCAGCAACGATGCACCGGCCCTCAAGGAAGCCGACATCGGGCTCTCGATGGGCATCCAAGGCACTGAGGTCGCCAAAGAGAGCTCCGACATTGTCATCCTCGACGACAACTTCGCCTCTGTGGTGACGGTGCTGCGGTGGGGTCGATGTGTCTACACTAACATCCAGAAGTTCATCCAGTTTCAACTCACGGTGAACATCGCAGCCCTTGTGATCAACTTCGTGGCTGCAGTCTCCTCCGGTGACGTCCCCCTAACGGCGGTCCAGCTCTTATGGGTGAACCTGATCATGGACACGCTCGGCGCCCTCGCCCTAGCCACTGAGAGGCCGACCAGGGAGCTCATGGAGAAGTCCCCCGTGGGCCGGACCGAGCCACTCATAACTAACGTCATGTGGCGGAATGTTGCAGCGCAAGCAACGTATCAAATGGCGGTCCTCCTCACTCTACAATTCAAGGGCGAATCGATCTTCGGGGTCGACGAGGCAGTGAAGCAGACACTGATATTCAACGCGTTCGTCCTGTGCCAGGTCTTCAATGAGTTCAACGCGAGGAAGCTCGAGAAGAAGAACGTGTTCGAGGGCATTCACAAGAACAAGCTGTTCCTCGGGATCATCTTAGTGACGGTGGTCCTCCAGGTGGTGATGGTGGAGTTCCTGAAGCGGTTTGCCGACGCTGAGCGGTTGAGCTGGGGCCAGTGGGGCGCGTGCATCGGGATCGCCGCCGCGTATTGGCCTATCGCTTGGGTCGTCAAGTGCCTTCCGGTCCCCGATACACCAATCTTTAGCTACGTCGGATTCAAAAGCAAGAAGCTCGTGGGGAAAATCGTGCGCAGAGAACAGTAG
- the LOC125312579 gene encoding calglandulin-like has translation MDLAKVLLKEKKPSCKQRSVLTGGRVGSKLRAEKSYRGNKKLNAPQPPTSQSWKSTLRRLRHVMINLGEKLTEEEVQQMIREADLDGDGQVNYDEFVKMMMTIG, from the exons ATGGATCTTGCAAAAGTTTtgcttaaagaaaagaaaccctCGTGCAAGCAACGCAGCGTGCTCACTgggggtcgggtcgggtcgaagTTGAGAGCAGAAAAGTCATACCGTGGAAACAAA AAACTTAATGCCCCCCAACCCCCAACTTCACAATCTTGGAAGTCTACATTGAGGAGG CTTCGGCATGTAATGATAAATCTTGGGGAGAAGCTGACGGAGGAGGAGGTGCAGCAGATGATAAGAGAGGCCGACTTGGACGGTGATGGTCAAGTCAACTACGATGAATTTGTCAAGATGATGATGACCATTGGATGA